AAGAACAGCAGGCTAATGAGCAAGGTGTTTCCTCTATGGACGATACGTTTAAGGGGTGTGAATCCTTTCGTAAAGGGTAACGCAACATATAGAACGAGTTGACGGTCGTAAGTCCCCCATAGGACTTGCGACCGTTTTCTGCCTCTTACGGTAGGTTTCAATAAATATATAGAATAGTCATCAATATTTAAGTAATTTCGAATGAAAGAATAGAGTAAAATATAGAAAATGATGTGTAATCATGTTATGATTACTATAAGATTACTTAAGTACAGGATAGGATCTATATGGAGGAGGAGCGATGAGGTTTCAAATTGAATTAGACTGCGAACGTCCCATTCTGTTGCCCAGGAATTATCAGCGAGTGTTGCAAGGCATGATTTATCATATGATAGAAAATGAAAACATCCGTGATTTCCTTCACAATAAAGGGTTCATTTGGGAAGAGCGCCGTTTTAAGCCGATGGTATTCTCCTGGCTGCAGGGTTCGTATTCGATTGAAAAGGATAAGGTGCGCTTTTATCCACCTATACGACTTTATATTAGCTCGTGTTGGCCACCATTGATAGAAGAGCTTGCGCGTGCGTTTCTGTCTACATCGGTTATCTCTTTACGTGGACAAGCGATTATGATTAATCACGTAGAGGTGCTGGCAGAGCCACCACTAGATGAAGGTGACTTGATTGTACGTACTCTTTCTCCCATTACGGTTTACTCTACTTATGAAAGTGAAGAAGGGCGCAAAGTGACGTATTATTACGACGTTCGCGATGATTCTTTTTCTAAACTGATTCGTTTGAATTTAATAAAAAAGGCGAAAGCAATCTTTGATTGGAATCTCGAAGATCGCCCGTTTGCTATTAGACCGGTAGGAGATGTACATGAACGACAGCAAAAGCGGATTTGGTATAAGGGGTTTCTCATTAGGGCATGGAATGGAACGTTTCGCATGAGTGGCGATCCTTTCCTAAAGCAAATGGGATATCAAGTGGGTCTAGGAGGAAAGAATGCGCAAGGCTTTGGAATGGTTGAATCTGTTTTAGCGCAATCTCAGCAAGTCGACGGCATGAAGGAAAAGATTGCCCCTCTACAAAAGAAATAATAAGTCTAGTATGGAGATTAAATGTTTAGAAGTGAAGCCGCCCTTACAGAAGGGCGGTTTTTTGAGTAAGAAGGTTTTTCTACTAGGAAGAGTAGAGGGGATTAGCTCGCTTTTTTTCGTTTAGATACGAAGATGATGAGAACCACTATGCCTATGATAAGGAGTAGACCTCCTGCACCGAGAACAATCCACCCAAAGGGGTTAGGAACTTGAAGAGTCATTGCAACTGGATTCTTCTTTCCAGGCTCAACATTCCAGATTAATGTCTTTCCATCGTCCACCACGGTATCTGCATTATGCTCCTGCGGTTCTACTGGAAGGGTAAATAAGAGGCGAAGGTTGACCTGATCCATGATCAAGTCGGACAGGAGACTCCCGTCCCCTCCCATATCTGTGAGGTCAGCCTCCGTGTTGATCCGGAAGGTATAGAATAAGAAGCTTTGTTCCAGTTGATATCCATTCTGAAATAGGGGTGGGACGGTTAAAGATGAAGTTGCTCCCATGGGTAGCATAGCAGAATTGGTTGAAGCCATCAGCTGATCTGCTGAATCAGGATCAAGATAGGAGGACAGCTTTCCTTTAAATTTGTCCATGTCTTCAAATGGAGGCTCATCTGCGATGTTATCTACTTCTTTGGTAGCGAGAAACCCTTTCTTTCCGTCTTCTTCGAGAGGGGCGACATTAAAGCCTTCATCGATGAAGGCTTGTTTAATTTCAACGAAAGATTCATCAACATAATCACTCAGCATGGATTGTGTCAAGAGTACCTTAAACTCGTATTCTCCGGATCCATCTTTATGAACCGTTATATGGGTATCGGCATCGATGCACCCACTCAACATGAGAGGAAATATGAGTAAAATGATGAATAAGAAACGCTTATACTTCTGCATATATCGAAGGCTCCTTTCGCGAGTAGCCAGTTCTTAACATCCAGTATATATGATAACTTCATGTGAGGAAATATTGAATGCAACGAATGAGGAGAGCGAGGGGAAACAGACGAAATATTAAATTTGACCAGATATCCTCGCGAAACTATATTTTTATGACGATGTTAAGAGAATAGTGCAACTGGAGAGTATTCGATCGTTTATTCGTGGAGATCTTTTGCTGATAAAAGAGTCCAAGCTTCATCTGTCCAACCACGGAACAAGCGACACTCATGAACAAATCGATAGGATGTAGTCGCTTTCTCTTTAATCACTTTCTAGCCAAGTGGAATGAAACCTATAAGGAAACGGAAAAGGGACTCTCCTATCCCGCCTGCTCGCGTCAATTGACGCAATTGAAAAAAGAGTTGGAATGGCTAAAGGAAGTGGATGCTACCTCTCTCCAGCGATCCCTAAAGAACCTAGCGGATGCCTTTTCCCGCTACTTCAAAAAGCAATCGGATCGATCCCGCTTTAAAAGTAAACGAAACAAGGTTCAATCCTACACGAGTCAATGTAACCATCCGAAACAAGGGCGTGCATCGATTGAAGTCAGTGGTAATCGGATCAAACTGCCGAAGCTCGGGTGGGTGAAGTTTGCCAAGTCCCGTGAGGTAAAAGGACGCATTCTTTCTGCTACGATTCGTCGGAACCCGTCAGGGAAGTACTTTGTCTCCATCCTGTGCGAAGTGAACCAAAGTCCAAGAGCTTTTAACAAAACTTTTCTTACCGTGTAATAGGGTTGTTGTCTCGGCTTTCTGGAGTGGTAATTAGAAATTATTTGCTCTAGGGATGTTTGTCATCCTTAAGAAGTGGGTAAGGGATGAAGAAAGGTGTGCTTCCTTCATGTTAGGGAATGAGTAGTCCCCTTACTTATCTGAAATAGGGAGCAAATCGAACTTGAGGAGGCATTCTTATTATTCTAAGTCATTTGCAAGTGAATAGGAAGATGGGAACGATCGAGGAGTGGTTGTCATGAAGGCCGTCGTCATTGGGGCTACAGGCTATGGAGGCGTGGAACTGGTTCGATTATTGGACGGACATCCGCACCTTGAAATCGGTGGTCTCTTTTCATTTTCTCAGGCGGGCAAGTCATATGCTTCTCTTTATCCGCATCTCTCCCACTTGGAGTGGACCTTGGCGGAGATGGATGTAGAAGCGATTATAGAAGCGGGTGAAGTTGTATTCTTCGCTACACCAGCCGGAGTAAGTCGTGAGTGGGCCCCTCTGTTGGCCGAACGAGGCAAGATTTGCATCGATTTATCTGGAGACTTTCGGTTAAACAGCGAAGATTATCGGAAGTGGTATGGAAAAAAAGCCGCAACAAAGCGGTGGCTTGATGAATCAGTGTATGGATTAAGCGAATGGTTCCCAGAGAAAATTAAAGAAGCTACACTTATCGCCAATCCAGGTTGTTATCCAACAGCAACTCTTTTGGCGCTATTGCCGTTACTTCGAGCCGAACTAATTGATCCTGATTTTCTCGTAATTGATGGAAAATCAGGGGTAACTGGAGCCGGTCGTTCGACACAGCAATCCAAACTGTTTTGTGAGACGAGCGAAAACTTACGTGCCTATAAAGTGGAAGGGCATCAACACATCCCTGAAATTGAACGGTTTGCTAGTAAGATAGCGCGAAAGCCCATTAATGTTAGCTTTACTCCGCACCTGGTTCCGATGAACCGTGGGTTATTGGTAACGATGGTGGCAAAATTACAACCAGATGTTCATATAGATTCCGTTCGTATGGCATATGAAGAGGATTACAAGAATCAACCGTTCCTTCGCTTATTACCAGAAGGATGTTGGCCACAGACCAAAGGAGTGCAGGCAAGCAATTACTGTGATATATCCTATAGCATGGATGAACGTACAGGTCGCCTGACAGTGGTATCTGTCATCGATAATTTGGTTAAAGGGGCGGCCGGACAGGCAATTCAAAATGCGAATCTGCGTTTTGATTGGCCTGAAACATCAGGGCTAACAGGACTACCGATGTTCCCATAAGGGCGACGGTAGAATAAGCAAGTTGCTAAAAAAGAAACCATTATGTGTGATTATGATGAAGGAGAGGATTTTTCCAAATGGGTCAAACAGAGCTGCTTGAGACCAGCCTGGATAGTGAATCGAAAGTTACAGTTGTTTCTAAGCCGGATATAACAGCCCCCAAAGGATTTTTTAGCGCAGGGTTGCATTGTGGGATTCGCCGCAAGCATCCGGATTTAGGAATGATTTATTGCGAAAATCCAGCAGCTGCGGCAGCTGTCTACACGACCAATGCGTTTCAGGCGGCACCATTGAAGGTAACCCAGACAAGCTTGGCAGAGGAAGAGACGTTGCAGGCAATTCTCGTCAACAGTGGTGTTGCCAATTCGTGTACAGGAGAAGAGGGGTTGCGCGATGCCTATGAGATGAGAAAAGTAGGTTCCGATTTACTTGGTTTACCTGTACATCGAGTGGCTGTTGTCTCCACTGGATTGATCGGAACACGTCTGCCGATGGAGAAAGTGACGACGGGGTTGATTGAGTTGGCTCCGCAATTAGGAAGAGGACTAACGAAGCATCATGATTTCGCCCGTTCTATTTTGACGACTGATACCAAGACGAAAGAGTCAGCGGTTACGGTTCAAGTGAATGGCGAGCCGGTGACAGTTGCAGGCACTGCCAAAGGATCGGGTATGATTCATCCTAATATGGCTACTATGCTTGGTTTTATGACAACAGATGCGAATATTTCGTCATCTATGTTGCATCAACTTTTAAAGGAAGTGACAGATGAATCCTTTAATATGATCACCGTAGATGGGGACACCAGTACAAATGATATGGTTTTGGCGATGGCAAGCGGTCAAGTGGAACACGAGCAGCTGACGGAAGAACATCCTGATTGGCAGACTTTTCGTGAGGGATTTCTGTATGTTGCTCGTTCCTTAGCGATGGATATCGCACGGGACGGAGAAGGTGCCACCCGTTTGATTGAAGCTCGCATCAAAGGAGCTAGTAGTGTGGAGGGGGCAAGAAAAGCGGCCAAAGCGATCGTGGGCTCTAATTTGGTGAAGTCTGCTGTATTTGGTCAAGATGCCAACTGGGGGCGCATTGTTTGTGCCGTTGGTTATGGTGACTCCTCAGTCCATCCCGATAGCGTGGATGCATTCATCGGTCCGGTTGCCGTTGTTCAAAAAGGTTTGCCTCTTTCCTTTGATGAGGATGCGGCCAGTCAGGCATTACAAGAAGAAAAAGTGGTGCTTACCGTCAATCTTCATCAGGGAACGGAGGAGGCAGTTGCGTGGGGTTGTGATTTAACTTATGAGTATGTGAAGATCAACGCTTGCTACCGTACGTAAAGCGCAGTGTAATGCTTTTGGAGAGGAGTGTAGCATGAGTAGAATAAATGAAGTAGCTGTGATCAAAGTGGGTGGCAGTGTAATGGCAGAATTGCATCCCACTTTTTATCCTGTCTGTGTCGAGATGATGAGACAAGGGGTTCAACCGGTCATCGTGCATGGGGGAGGACCGTGGATTACCCAATTGATGGAGAAAATGAACCTAAGTTCCCGCTTTGTTGATGGAATGCGCGTAACGACAGCAGAAACGATGGATGTAGTGGAAATGGTGCTGGCGGGGAAGGTGAATAAGAGGCTCGTAGCACAGATGGAGCGGGCAGGAGTACCAGCAGTTGGTGTGAGTGGCGTTGATCGTCAGCTTTTGCAAGCGACAAAACAAGATGAAGCGCTGGGTTATGTGGGCAAAGTGAAGCAGGTGAATCCAGAGATTTTGACGCATGTGATGGCAAAAGGATGGGTCCCTGTGATCGCCTCGTTAGGGGTGGATGAAGAAGGACAGCGATACAACGTGAATGCAGATACGGCCGCAGGAGCGATAGCGGATGCGTTACAGGCAAAGAGTTTGACACTGATAACAGATGTACCCGGTATTCTGCACGGTGAAGGGAAGGAAAAAGAGGTGGTTTTGCAACTGACGGCTTCTGAAGTGGAAAAGTGGATTGCTACGAAAAAAATAACTGGTGGCATGATTCCTAAGGTGAGGGCAGGTGTCTCGGCGTTGACTCACTCTTTGCAAGAAGTGATTATTTGTGGGGGGAAAAGTACGTTTTCGTATACGCGCGAGACAGGACTTTTTGGAACACGGTTGATTCATGAGGAGGTGAAGACTGATGGCACTCTTTCCGACTTATGTGAAGCGTGAGATGGTACCTGCAAAAGGAGAAGGGAATGTTCTAATAGATGAACAAGGAAAGCGTTACCTTGATTTCACTTCGGGTTTAGGAGTATGTAACCTAGGTCATTGTCATCCGCGAGTGACAGCCGCACTAACAGAGCAAGCGTCGTGCTTATGGCATGTTTCTAACCTTTTTCCGATCCCGATTCAGCAAAGAGTAGCCGAACGATTAACGCAGGCTACAGGTATGGGCGCTGCTTTCTTTTGTAATTCGGGGGCAGAGGCAAATGAAGCGGCTATTAAGCTTGTACGCAAGGCGGCACAGGAGAAGCGAGGGATAACCAACCCAGAAATCCTTACCTTTAAAGGTTCATTTCATGGTAGAACTTTGGCTACACTGACAGCTACAGGGCAAGAAAAAGTGAAAACTGGCTTCTCCCCTCTTCCGGCAGGGTTTGTTACGATTGCGCCGGAGATGGAAGCAGTCCGCGAGGCAACTCATGAGCAGACGGCTGCAGTAATGTTAGAACTGGTGCAAGGGGAGGGCGGAGTATGTCCGATCGACCCGACCTTTTTACAAGAACTAGTGTTATTTTGTCATGAGCGAGGATTGTTATTGGTGGTTGATGAGATTCAAACAGGGATGGGGCGTACGGGTACGCTGTTTGCTGCACAGCAGTATGGCCTTCATCCTGACGTGATGACCGTGGCCAAAGGGTTAGGCAATGGACTGCCCGTTGGAGCGATGCTGGCACGAGCAGAACTAAAAGAGCACTTTGGTGTTGGGAGTCATGGTACTACGTTTGGAGGGAATCCGTTAGTGATGGCAGCAGCGAATGCTGTACTTGAAGAGCTGGAGCAGGAATCACTCCTTGGACAGGTGCGTGAGATGGGAGAGTATCTATGTTCCCTCTTACAAGAGAGGATAGGTGAACACCCTGCGGTGACGCAGATTCGAGGAATGGGCTTAATGATTGGAATTCAACTTCTGCAGGAAGCAGGTCCGATCATTACGAGCTGTGAAAAAGAAGGGTTACTCGTTTTACCCGCAGGTCCTAATGTGATTCGCCTACTTCCACCGTTACTGGTGACAAAGGAAGAAGTGAAGGTAGCAGTGACAACCCTGGCACACGTTTTAACAAGGCAGATGTCAACCCCGCAAGTCGGATAATATGGTCTAAATTATCGTGTACCGAACCCCGTCCTTTAAAATAATGAGGGCGGGTTTCTTTCTCTACAATTTAAAATGGAGTGGGGTGCGTGGCTGTAGAGTCTCCGTCTTTGGATGGAGAGATGATCCGGCTGACGCGGGTGTACAATTTTATCTTTTATAAGTATTCTTAAATAAGTGAGTCTTGATAGCAAAATTAAGAGGTGATGAGATGGGATCAGTTATTAAGGTAACCAATCTACATAAGCGGTATAAGGAGCATTATGCCGTGCGTGGGGTTAGCTTTGAGGTAGAGAAGGGGGAGATATTCGGAATCTTAGGCCCAAATGGAGCTGGGAAAACAACGACGATTGAGATGTTGGAAGGACTTCGCCCGCGGGATGAAGGAGAGATCGAAATTTTGGGGATAGATCCAGATCAGGATCCCTATGGGTTACGACAACTTATCGGTATTCAATTTCAGTCCACTTCGATTCAAGATCGAATGAAGGTAGGAGAAGCATTACGTCTCTTCGCTTCTTTTTATAAGCGCAAAGCTGATATGGATCATATTGTGGAG
This sequence is a window from Mechercharimyces sp. CAU 1602. Protein-coding genes within it:
- the argC gene encoding N-acetyl-gamma-glutamyl-phosphate reductase, whose protein sequence is MKAVVIGATGYGGVELVRLLDGHPHLEIGGLFSFSQAGKSYASLYPHLSHLEWTLAEMDVEAIIEAGEVVFFATPAGVSREWAPLLAERGKICIDLSGDFRLNSEDYRKWYGKKAATKRWLDESVYGLSEWFPEKIKEATLIANPGCYPTATLLALLPLLRAELIDPDFLVIDGKSGVTGAGRSTQQSKLFCETSENLRAYKVEGHQHIPEIERFASKIARKPINVSFTPHLVPMNRGLLVTMVAKLQPDVHIDSVRMAYEEDYKNQPFLRLLPEGCWPQTKGVQASNYCDISYSMDERTGRLTVVSVIDNLVKGAAGQAIQNANLRFDWPETSGLTGLPMFP
- a CDS encoding GGIII-like transmembrane region-containing protein, coding for MQKYKRFLFIILLIFPLMLSGCIDADTHITVHKDGSGEYEFKVLLTQSMLSDYVDESFVEIKQAFIDEGFNVAPLEEDGKKGFLATKEVDNIADEPPFEDMDKFKGKLSSYLDPDSADQLMASTNSAMLPMGATSSLTVPPLFQNGYQLEQSFLFYTFRINTEADLTDMGGDGSLLSDLIMDQVNLRLLFTLPVEPQEHNADTVVDDGKTLIWNVEPGKKNPVAMTLQVPNPFGWIVLGAGGLLLIIGIVVLIIFVSKRKKAS
- the cas6 gene encoding CRISPR-associated endoribonuclease Cas6 — encoded protein: MRFQIELDCERPILLPRNYQRVLQGMIYHMIENENIRDFLHNKGFIWEERRFKPMVFSWLQGSYSIEKDKVRFYPPIRLYISSCWPPLIEELARAFLSTSVISLRGQAIMINHVEVLAEPPLDEGDLIVRTLSPITVYSTYESEEGRKVTYYYDVRDDSFSKLIRLNLIKKAKAIFDWNLEDRPFAIRPVGDVHERQQKRIWYKGFLIRAWNGTFRMSGDPFLKQMGYQVGLGGKNAQGFGMVESVLAQSQQVDGMKEKIAPLQKK
- the argJ gene encoding bifunctional ornithine acetyltransferase/N-acetylglutamate synthase, translating into MGQTELLETSLDSESKVTVVSKPDITAPKGFFSAGLHCGIRRKHPDLGMIYCENPAAAAAVYTTNAFQAAPLKVTQTSLAEEETLQAILVNSGVANSCTGEEGLRDAYEMRKVGSDLLGLPVHRVAVVSTGLIGTRLPMEKVTTGLIELAPQLGRGLTKHHDFARSILTTDTKTKESAVTVQVNGEPVTVAGTAKGSGMIHPNMATMLGFMTTDANISSSMLHQLLKEVTDESFNMITVDGDTSTNDMVLAMASGQVEHEQLTEEHPDWQTFREGFLYVARSLAMDIARDGEGATRLIEARIKGASSVEGARKAAKAIVGSNLVKSAVFGQDANWGRIVCAVGYGDSSVHPDSVDAFIGPVAVVQKGLPLSFDEDAASQALQEEKVVLTVNLHQGTEEAVAWGCDLTYEYVKINACYRT
- the argB gene encoding acetylglutamate kinase, giving the protein MSRINEVAVIKVGGSVMAELHPTFYPVCVEMMRQGVQPVIVHGGGPWITQLMEKMNLSSRFVDGMRVTTAETMDVVEMVLAGKVNKRLVAQMERAGVPAVGVSGVDRQLLQATKQDEALGYVGKVKQVNPEILTHVMAKGWVPVIASLGVDEEGQRYNVNADTAAGAIADALQAKSLTLITDVPGILHGEGKEKEVVLQLTASEVEKWIATKKITGGMIPKVRAGVSALTHSLQEVIICGGKSTFSYTRETGLFGTRLIHEEVKTDGTLSDLCEA
- a CDS encoding acetylornithine transaminase yields the protein MALFPTYVKREMVPAKGEGNVLIDEQGKRYLDFTSGLGVCNLGHCHPRVTAALTEQASCLWHVSNLFPIPIQQRVAERLTQATGMGAAFFCNSGAEANEAAIKLVRKAAQEKRGITNPEILTFKGSFHGRTLATLTATGQEKVKTGFSPLPAGFVTIAPEMEAVREATHEQTAAVMLELVQGEGGVCPIDPTFLQELVLFCHERGLLLVVDEIQTGMGRTGTLFAAQQYGLHPDVMTVAKGLGNGLPVGAMLARAELKEHFGVGSHGTTFGGNPLVMAAANAVLEELEQESLLGQVREMGEYLCSLLQERIGEHPAVTQIRGMGLMIGIQLLQEAGPIITSCEKEGLLVLPAGPNVIRLLPPLLVTKEEVKVAVTTLAHVLTRQMSTPQVG